One genomic window of Ottowia oryzae includes the following:
- a CDS encoding UDP-N-acetylmuramoyl-tripeptide--D-alanyl-D-alanine ligase has protein sequence MSGMNLALTQIAAWLPQAKLVGDGAQCVQRVHTDTRSLQAGDLFVALKGERFNAADFIGAAAQQGASAVLCDASAAEQLAASGLPGLLVPDARLALGDLARQWRRRFQGPLIAVTGSNGKTTVTQMIASILRAWRGDDALATQGNFNNDIGLPLTLLRLRDHHQVAVVELGMNHPGEIAYLAGVAEPTVALVNNAQREHQEFMATVDAVARENGSVFSALPAGGSAIYPAEDTYENLWQRMSDGRQQLSFGEHSGAVTLRASEWQGDHWQAQIDAPAGTVACTLHVAGRHNLRNALAAVACCTAAGVPPDAMARGLSEFQPVQGRSRTATLRHRGRAITLIDDTYNANPDSVRAMIDVLAELPAPRLLVLGDMGEVGDQGTEFHAEVGAYARERGIDRLFAHGPMAIHTAMAFGGGLHFETMDALTEAVRKVMAQSATIGVKGSRFMRMERVVAALSAAAGAATEGAHAA, from the coding sequence ATGAGCGGGATGAATCTGGCCCTGACGCAAATTGCCGCGTGGCTGCCCCAGGCCAAGCTGGTGGGCGACGGCGCGCAGTGCGTGCAGCGCGTGCACACCGACACACGCAGCCTGCAGGCGGGCGATCTTTTCGTGGCGCTGAAGGGCGAGCGCTTTAACGCCGCCGACTTCATTGGCGCCGCCGCGCAGCAGGGCGCCAGCGCCGTGTTGTGCGACGCCAGCGCTGCCGAGCAGCTGGCCGCCAGCGGCCTGCCTGGCCTGCTGGTGCCCGACGCGCGTCTGGCGCTGGGCGATCTGGCGCGGCAATGGCGTCGGCGCTTTCAAGGCCCGCTGATCGCCGTGACCGGCAGCAACGGCAAGACCACGGTCACGCAGATGATCGCGTCCATCCTGCGCGCCTGGCGCGGCGACGACGCCCTGGCCACGCAAGGCAACTTCAACAACGACATTGGCCTGCCGCTGACGCTGCTGCGCCTGCGCGATCACCATCAGGTGGCGGTGGTCGAGCTGGGCATGAACCACCCCGGCGAGATCGCCTACCTGGCTGGCGTCGCCGAACCCACGGTGGCGCTGGTCAACAACGCGCAGCGTGAGCACCAGGAATTCATGGCCACGGTGGACGCCGTTGCGCGTGAAAACGGCTCTGTGTTCAGCGCCTTGCCCGCCGGCGGCAGCGCCATCTACCCCGCTGAAGATACGTACGAAAACCTGTGGCAGCGCATGTCCGACGGGCGCCAGCAGCTATCGTTTGGTGAGCATTCGGGTGCCGTCACCTTGCGCGCCAGCGAATGGCAAGGCGACCACTGGCAAGCGCAGATCGACGCGCCCGCGGGCACGGTGGCGTGCACGCTGCACGTGGCCGGGCGTCACAACCTGCGCAACGCACTGGCGGCGGTCGCGTGCTGCACCGCGGCGGGCGTGCCGCCCGACGCCATGGCACGTGGGCTGAGCGAATTCCAACCGGTGCAGGGGCGTTCGCGCACGGCGACGCTGCGCCACAGGGGCCGCGCGATCACCTTGATCGACGATACGTACAACGCCAACCCGGATTCGGTGCGCGCCATGATCGACGTGCTGGCCGAGTTGCCCGCGCCGCGCCTGCTGGTGCTGGGCGACATGGGCGAAGTGGGTGACCAGGGCACGGAATTCCACGCCGAAGTGGGCGCCTATGCGCGCGAACGCGGCATCGATCGTCTGTTTGCCCACGGGCCGATGGCCATCCACACCGCCATGGCTTTTGGCGGCGGCCTGCATTTTGAAACCATGGACGCATTGACCGAAGCCGTGCGCAAGGTGATGGCGCAGTCCGCGACCATCGGGGTGAAAGGCTCGCGCTTCATGCGCATGGAGCGCGTGGTGGCTGCGTTGTCGGCCGCTGCCGGCGCAGCGACGGAGGGCGCACATGCTGCTTAA
- the rsmH gene encoding 16S rRNA (cytosine(1402)-N(4))-methyltransferase RsmH — translation MNTWTHTTVLLSEAIDALVTNPDGSYVDATFGRGGHSRALLARMGASGRLLAFDKDPEALAEAARIQDGRFSIRHEGFAALGDLPGGSVTGVLMDLGISSPQIDNPERGFSFRADGPLDMRMDPTRGTSAAEWLAVAEQRQIAEVIRDYGEERFAVPIAKAIVARRQERGPLATTAELAELVAGAVKTREPGQNPATRTFQAVRIFVNGELEELEQALKGSLDVLQPGGRLVVISFHSLEDRIVKQFIARHSRAVVDRRAPFAEPAPTLLRALDRVRPSEAEVAANPRARSAIMRVAERTDAPLPAARGRGHA, via the coding sequence GTGAACACATGGACGCACACCACCGTCTTGCTCAGCGAAGCGATCGACGCGCTGGTCACCAACCCGGACGGCAGCTACGTGGACGCCACGTTTGGCCGTGGCGGCCATTCGCGCGCGCTGCTCGCGCGGATGGGTGCGTCAGGGCGCCTGCTGGCCTTCGACAAGGATCCCGAGGCGCTGGCCGAGGCGGCGCGCATCCAGGATGGGCGCTTCAGTATCCGGCACGAGGGCTTTGCGGCGCTGGGCGATCTGCCGGGCGGCAGCGTGACCGGGGTGCTGATGGATCTGGGCATCAGTTCGCCGCAGATCGACAACCCCGAGCGGGGTTTTTCTTTTCGTGCCGACGGCCCGCTGGACATGCGCATGGACCCCACGCGCGGCACCAGTGCAGCCGAATGGCTGGCGGTCGCAGAGCAGCGACAGATCGCAGAGGTGATTCGTGACTACGGCGAAGAACGGTTTGCTGTCCCCATTGCAAAGGCGATTGTCGCGCGCCGACAAGAACGGGGCCCTCTTGCAACCACCGCTGAACTGGCCGAACTCGTGGCTGGCGCGGTCAAAACCCGCGAGCCGGGCCAGAACCCTGCAACGCGCACATTTCAGGCTGTTCGGATTTTCGTCAACGGTGAGCTTGAAGAGCTCGAGCAGGCGCTGAAAGGCAGTCTGGATGTGCTTCAACCCGGAGGTCGGCTCGTGGTGATCAGCTTCCATTCGCTGGAAGACCGCATCGTCAAGCAGTTCATCGCTCGCCATTCGCGCGCGGTGGTGGATCGCCGCGCCCCCTTCGCCGAGCCGGCGCCCACCTTGCTGCGCGCGCTGGATCGCGTGCGCCCCTCCGAGGCCGAAGTGGCAGCCAATCCGCGCGCGCGCAGCGCCATCATGCGCGTGGCCGAGCGCACCGACGCGCCGCTGCCCGCCGCGCGGGGCCGGGGGCACGCATGA
- the mraZ gene encoding division/cell wall cluster transcriptional repressor MraZ encodes MFQGASSLSLDAKGRLSVPTRHRDVLLATASGQLTLTRHPHGCLMMFPRPEWEKFRQRIAQLPMSAQGWKRIFLGNAMDVEMDGTGRVLVSPELRAAAALTRETMLLGMGDHFELWDKARYEAQEAEALQGEMPEVFKDFAF; translated from the coding sequence GTGTTTCAAGGGGCGTCATCGCTGAGTCTGGATGCAAAGGGGCGGCTGTCAGTGCCGACCCGGCATCGTGACGTCCTTTTGGCCACCGCTTCCGGCCAGCTCACCCTCACTCGCCACCCCCATGGCTGCCTGATGATGTTTCCCCGGCCCGAGTGGGAGAAGTTTCGCCAACGGATCGCCCAACTGCCCATGTCGGCGCAGGGCTGGAAGCGCATCTTTCTGGGCAATGCCATGGATGTCGAAATGGACGGCACCGGCCGTGTGCTGGTCTCGCCCGAGCTGCGCGCCGCCGCCGCCCTGACGCGCGAAACCATGCTGCTGGGCATGGGCGATCACTTCGAGCTGTGGGACAAGGCGCGCTACGAAGCCCAGGAAGCCGAGGCACTTCAAGGCGAAATGCCCGAAGTGTTCAAGGACTTCGCTTTCTAA
- a CDS encoding UDP-N-acetylmuramoyl-L-alanyl-D-glutamate--2,6-diaminopimelate ligase, with amino-acid sequence MALPVLHSPQQAASWLRARVGGQLQADSRQVRAGDGFIAWPGAATDGRQYVGNALAQGATACLVELEGAEDFRWDDGAPVAAYANLKAATSLVADAYYEHPSRALNVVAITGTNGKTTTAWWLSLMLSKMKLPALSPCALVGTLGIGVAPDVQSTGMTTPDPVLLQRRFRDFVDAGVRSCAIEASSIGIAEHRLDGTRIRVAVFTNFTQDHLDYHGSMQAYWQAKAALFGWPGLQAAVINLDDPRGAELAALAADRGVDVWTYSLQQPARLAGSGLTHSAQGMGWQVHEAGETAALRTSLVGDYNASNLMGVLAALRALGVPLADAVVACSDLPPVPGRMQRIDAAGAPLAVVDYAHTPDALAKALAALRPLADARGGRLWCVFGCGGNRDAAKRPLMAAAAQAAADRLIVTSDNPRDESSQAIIDQVLAGLTGRPAALVEPDRARAIERAIHEAATEDVVLVAGKGHETYQEIAGQRLPFSDVDQVQQALAARQTAPEVRA; translated from the coding sequence ATGGCCCTGCCTGTCCTGCATTCCCCACAACAGGCCGCCAGCTGGCTGCGCGCGCGCGTGGGCGGGCAACTGCAAGCCGACAGCCGGCAGGTGCGTGCCGGCGACGGCTTCATCGCCTGGCCGGGCGCTGCAACGGACGGGCGACAGTACGTGGGCAATGCGCTCGCGCAAGGCGCCACGGCGTGCCTGGTCGAGCTGGAAGGCGCCGAAGACTTCCGCTGGGACGATGGCGCGCCCGTGGCTGCGTACGCCAATCTGAAGGCCGCCACCAGCCTGGTGGCCGACGCGTACTACGAACACCCCTCGCGCGCGCTGAACGTGGTGGCCATCACCGGCACCAACGGCAAGACGACCACGGCCTGGTGGTTATCGTTGATGCTATCAAAAATGAAGCTGCCAGCGCTGTCCCCGTGTGCGCTGGTGGGCACTTTGGGCATTGGTGTTGCTCCGGATGTGCAAAGCACCGGCATGACCACGCCCGACCCGGTGCTGCTGCAGCGCCGGTTCCGCGATTTTGTGGATGCGGGTGTGCGCAGCTGCGCCATCGAGGCATCGTCCATCGGCATTGCCGAACACCGGCTGGATGGCACGCGCATTCGCGTGGCCGTGTTCACCAACTTCACGCAAGACCACCTCGACTACCACGGCAGCATGCAGGCCTATTGGCAAGCCAAGGCCGCGCTGTTCGGTTGGCCCGGTTTGCAGGCGGCGGTGATCAACCTGGACGACCCGCGCGGTGCCGAGCTGGCCGCGCTCGCCGCCGACCGTGGCGTCGACGTGTGGACCTACTCCTTGCAGCAACCCGCACGCCTGGCCGGTAGCGGCCTGACGCACAGCGCGCAAGGCATGGGCTGGCAAGTGCACGAGGCGGGCGAAACCGCCGCGCTGCGCACCTCTTTGGTTGGCGACTACAACGCGTCCAACCTGATGGGCGTCCTGGCCGCCCTGCGGGCGTTGGGCGTGCCGCTGGCCGACGCGGTGGTGGCATGCAGCGATCTGCCGCCGGTGCCGGGGCGCATGCAACGCATCGATGCCGCGGGCGCCCCGTTGGCGGTGGTGGACTACGCCCACACGCCGGACGCACTGGCCAAGGCACTGGCCGCGCTGCGCCCCCTGGCGGATGCGCGCGGCGGGCGGCTGTGGTGTGTCTTTGGCTGCGGCGGCAACCGCGACGCGGCCAAGCGCCCCTTGATGGCGGCCGCCGCGCAGGCTGCGGCCGACCGGTTGATTGTGACCAGCGACAACCCGCGCGACGAATCGTCCCAGGCCATCATCGACCAGGTGCTGGCTGGCCTGACCGGGCGCCCGGCGGCGCTGGTTGAACCCGACCGCGCCCGCGCCATTGAACGTGCCATTCACGAAGCCGCCACCGAAGACGTGGTGCTGGTGGCAGGCAAGGGGCATGAGACTTACCAGGAAATCGCGGGCCAGCGCCTGCCGTTTTCCGACGTCGATCAGGTGCAGCAGGCCCTGGCGGCGCGCCAAACAGCGCCGGAGGTGCGCGCATGA
- the hslV gene encoding ATP-dependent protease subunit HslV — protein MEPFHGTTIISVRRQTPEGWQVAIGGDGQVTLGNIVIKGSARKVRKLFHGKVLAGFAGATADAFTLFERFEAKLEKHQGHLSRAAIELTKDWRTDRVLRRLEAMLAVADRDTSLIITGNGDVLEPEHGLVAIGSGGAYAQSAAKALLDHTELPADQIVKKSLEIAGELCIYTNMSHTIETL, from the coding sequence ATGGAACCCTTTCACGGCACAACAATCATCAGCGTGCGGCGCCAAACGCCCGAGGGCTGGCAGGTGGCGATCGGCGGCGATGGCCAGGTGACGCTGGGCAATATCGTCATCAAGGGCTCGGCCCGCAAGGTGCGCAAACTCTTTCACGGCAAGGTGCTGGCGGGGTTCGCCGGTGCCACGGCCGATGCGTTCACGCTGTTTGAACGCTTCGAGGCCAAGCTGGAGAAGCACCAAGGCCACTTGAGCCGCGCCGCCATCGAGCTCACCAAAGACTGGCGCACCGACCGCGTGCTGCGCCGCCTGGAAGCCATGCTGGCGGTGGCCGACCGCGACACCTCGCTCATCATCACCGGCAATGGCGACGTGCTGGAGCCTGAGCACGGCCTGGTGGCCATCGGTTCGGGCGGCGCGTACGCCCAGTCGGCCGCCAAGGCGCTGCTCGACCACACCGAGCTGCCGGCCGATCAGATCGTCAAGAAGTCGCTGGAAATCGCCGGCGAGCTGTGCATCTACACCAACATGAGCCACACGATCGAGACGCTCTGA
- the ftsL gene encoding cell division protein FtsL gives MTRLSIVLLAALMVSAMYLVRVQYDSRRLFTELDRAAAEAHRLETERGRLEVEKRAAATSLRVETLAKDKLAMRTVTPAVTEYVTSANALPAMASAPQAERRSP, from the coding sequence ATGACTCGCCTGTCCATCGTTCTGCTGGCTGCGTTGATGGTTTCGGCCATGTACCTGGTGCGCGTGCAATACGACTCGCGTCGGCTCTTCACCGAACTGGACCGTGCCGCCGCCGAAGCCCATCGCCTGGAGACCGAGCGCGGTCGCCTTGAGGTGGAAAAGCGCGCCGCCGCCACATCGCTGCGGGTCGAGACGCTGGCCAAGGACAAGCTGGCCATGCGCACTGTCACTCCGGCTGTTACCGAGTACGTGACCTCGGCCAACGCGCTGCCGGCCATGGCATCTGCCCCGCAGGCTGAGAGGCGGTCGCCGTGA
- the mraY gene encoding phospho-N-acetylmuramoyl-pentapeptide-transferase — MLLNLAAWLQGLSPELGFFRVFQYITFRAVMAAMTALIIGVAAGPWVIRKLTELKIGQPVRGYAMETHLSKSGTPTMGGVLILLSIAISTLLWFDWSNRFVWIVLVVTFGFGAIGWVDDWRKVVNKDPEGMRSREKYFWQSLIGLAAAFYLVFSISEGSNAKVWELFVNWVSSGFTLDLPPATGLTVPFFKEVSYPLGVAGFVILSYLVIVGASNAVNLTDGLDGLAIMPVIMVGSALGVFAYVTGSISFSRYLLFTHIPGTAELLIFCAAMAGAGLAFLWFNAHPAQVFMGDVGALALGGALGTIAVITRQEIVLAIMGGIFVVEALSVMLQVSWFKYTKRRYGEGRRLLKMAPLHHHFEKSGWAETQVVVRFWIITMLLCLVGLSSLKLR; from the coding sequence ATGCTGCTTAACCTGGCCGCTTGGTTGCAGGGCTTGTCGCCTGAGCTGGGGTTCTTTCGCGTCTTCCAGTACATCACCTTCCGCGCGGTGATGGCCGCGATGACAGCGCTGATCATCGGCGTGGCCGCAGGCCCCTGGGTGATCCGCAAGCTGACCGAGCTGAAGATCGGCCAGCCCGTGCGCGGCTACGCCATGGAAACGCACCTGTCGAAAAGTGGCACGCCCACCATGGGCGGTGTGCTGATCCTGCTGTCCATCGCCATTTCCACGTTGCTGTGGTTCGACTGGTCCAACCGCTTCGTCTGGATCGTGCTGGTGGTGACCTTCGGCTTTGGCGCCATCGGTTGGGTAGACGACTGGCGCAAGGTGGTCAACAAAGACCCGGAGGGCATGCGCTCGCGCGAAAAGTATTTCTGGCAATCGCTCATCGGTTTGGCGGCGGCCTTCTACCTGGTCTTCAGCATCTCCGAAGGCTCCAACGCCAAGGTGTGGGAGCTGTTCGTCAACTGGGTTTCGTCCGGCTTCACGCTCGACCTGCCGCCTGCCACGGGCCTGACCGTGCCGTTCTTCAAGGAGGTCAGCTACCCGCTGGGCGTGGCTGGCTTCGTCATCCTGAGCTACCTCGTGATCGTGGGTGCCAGCAACGCCGTGAACCTGACTGACGGGCTGGACGGCCTGGCCATCATGCCGGTGATCATGGTCGGCTCGGCGCTGGGTGTGTTTGCCTACGTCACGGGCAGTATCAGCTTCTCGCGCTACCTGCTGTTCACGCACATCCCGGGCACGGCCGAGTTGCTGATCTTCTGCGCCGCCATGGCCGGCGCGGGCTTGGCTTTCTTGTGGTTCAACGCGCATCCGGCGCAGGTGTTCATGGGCGACGTGGGCGCGCTGGCGCTGGGCGGCGCGCTGGGCACCATCGCCGTCATCACGCGCCAGGAAATCGTGCTGGCCATCATGGGCGGCATCTTCGTGGTCGAGGCGCTGTCGGTCATGCTGCAGGTGAGCTGGTTCAAGTACACCAAGCGCCGCTATGGCGAAGGGCGCCGCCTGCTCAAGATGGCGCCGCTGCACCACCATTTCGAGAAAAGCGGCTGGGCCGAGACCCAGGTCGTGGTGCGTTTCTGGATCATCACCATGCTGCTGTGCCTGGTGGGGCTGTCTTCCCTGAAGTTGAGGTAA
- a CDS encoding peptidoglycan D,D-transpeptidase FtsI family protein, which translates to MKDIRYTSSPLLASKTPVWRSKFIVAALALAFIVLIGRAAYVQVFGNAFFQRQGEVRFARTLDMPASRGRIFDRNGLLLASSVVAPSIWAIPEDVERDPAKLQQLAKLLGMPLADLNKRLADEDKSFVWLKRQVDEPVAKQIAELKIPGIHQRREYKRKYPEGEAAAHVVGFANVENKGQEGAELSFDSQLAGKAGSRRVIKDRLGRAVEAVGDDVPPVDGKDIQLSIDSKVQFFAYQKLRDAVTAQKAKSGSVVVLDAQTGEVLALANYPSYSPDDRRNLTGAQLRNIAITDTFEPGSTMKPITAAIALELGRVTPQTVINTAPGSYKLDRFTIRDTHNYGSLTVEGVIQKSSNVGALKIAQKLRPQEMWETYSALGYGRKPDLAFPGAATGRVRNWKTWKPVEQATMAYGYGLSASLFQMAHSYTAFSHDGEVIPATLLKLDSGARVQGVRVFSEKNARAIRKMLAMAAGPGGTGQRAQTVGYSVGGKSGTAHKQVGKGYAANKYRSWFTGMAPIESPRVVVGVMLDEPSNGVYFGGAVAAPVFSEVVQQTLRIMGVQPDVAVKPAIVAEQVEESF; encoded by the coding sequence GTGAAGGACATCCGTTACACCTCCAGCCCGCTGCTAGCGTCGAAGACGCCGGTCTGGCGCAGTAAGTTCATCGTCGCCGCACTGGCCTTGGCCTTCATCGTGCTGATTGGCCGCGCTGCCTACGTGCAGGTGTTTGGCAACGCGTTCTTTCAACGCCAGGGCGAGGTGCGCTTTGCCCGCACGCTGGACATGCCCGCCAGCCGTGGTCGCATCTTCGACCGCAATGGCCTGCTGCTGGCCTCCAGCGTGGTGGCGCCTAGCATCTGGGCCATTCCCGAAGATGTGGAGCGCGATCCGGCCAAGCTGCAGCAGCTGGCCAAGCTGCTGGGCATGCCGCTGGCCGATCTGAATAAAAGGCTGGCTGATGAGGACAAGAGCTTCGTCTGGCTCAAGCGCCAGGTGGACGAGCCCGTGGCCAAGCAGATCGCCGAGCTGAAGATCCCGGGCATTCACCAGCGCCGCGAATACAAGCGCAAGTACCCCGAGGGCGAGGCGGCCGCGCACGTGGTCGGTTTTGCCAACGTGGAGAACAAGGGTCAGGAAGGCGCCGAGCTTTCCTTCGACTCGCAGCTGGCGGGCAAGGCCGGCTCTCGCCGCGTCATCAAGGACCGCCTGGGCCGCGCCGTCGAGGCGGTGGGCGACGATGTGCCGCCCGTCGATGGCAAGGACATCCAGCTGTCGATCGATTCCAAGGTGCAATTTTTCGCCTACCAAAAGCTGCGCGACGCCGTGACCGCGCAGAAGGCCAAGTCGGGCAGCGTGGTGGTGCTGGACGCGCAGACGGGCGAAGTGCTGGCGCTGGCCAACTACCCCAGCTATTCGCCCGACGACCGCCGGAACCTCACGGGCGCGCAGCTGCGCAACATTGCCATCACCGACACGTTCGAGCCAGGCTCGACCATGAAGCCGATCACGGCGGCCATCGCGCTGGAGCTGGGCCGGGTCACGCCGCAAACGGTGATCAACACCGCGCCCGGCAGCTACAAGCTGGACCGGTTCACCATTCGCGATACGCACAACTACGGCAGCCTGACCGTGGAGGGCGTGATCCAGAAATCGAGCAACGTGGGCGCACTGAAGATCGCCCAAAAGCTGCGCCCGCAGGAGATGTGGGAAACCTATTCCGCGCTGGGCTACGGCCGCAAGCCGGATCTGGCCTTCCCTGGCGCGGCCACGGGCCGCGTGCGCAACTGGAAGACCTGGAAGCCGGTCGAGCAGGCGACGATGGCCTATGGGTACGGTTTGTCGGCATCGTTGTTTCAGATGGCGCACTCGTACACCGCGTTCTCGCACGACGGCGAAGTGATCCCCGCCACGCTGCTCAAGCTGGATAGCGGCGCGCGTGTGCAGGGCGTGCGGGTCTTCTCCGAGAAAAACGCCCGCGCCATCCGCAAGATGCTGGCGATGGCGGCCGGCCCGGGCGGCACCGGTCAGCGCGCGCAGACCGTGGGTTACTCGGTCGGCGGCAAGTCGGGTACCGCGCACAAGCAGGTGGGCAAGGGCTATGCGGCGAACAAGTACCGCTCGTGGTTCACCGGCATGGCGCCCATCGAATCGCCGCGCGTGGTCGTCGGCGTGATGCTGGACGAGCCCAGCAATGGTGTGTACTTCGGCGGCGCCGTGGCGGCGCCCGTGTTCAGCGAAGTGGTGCAGCAAACCCTGCGCATCATGGGCGTGCAGCCGGACGTGGCCGTCAAGCCAGCCATCGTGGCCGAGCAGGTCGAGGAATCGTTCTGA
- the hslU gene encoding ATP-dependent protease ATPase subunit HslU — protein sequence MSFMTPQEIVSELDRHIVGQNDAKRAVAIALRNRWRRQQVDEKLRPEITPKNILMIGPTGVGKTEIARRLAKLANAPFIKVEATKFTEVGYVGKDVDSIIRDLAEMAVKQQREQAMKQHRTRAEDLAEDRVLDVLLPPARNADGSNAASGDSAARQGFRKKLREGELNDKEIELELAQPAPTMEIMSPPGMEDMAEQLKGMLGNMGAGRRKMRRVKIAEAMKLLTDEEAGKLVNEDEIRVQALHNLEQNGIVFIDEIDKVASRSLEGGSTAEVSRQGVQRDLLPLVEGTSVTTKYGIVRTDHILFIASGAFHLSRPSDLIPELQGRLPIRVELSSLSVQDFEAILTQTDASLVRQYQALMATEGVTLDFAADGIARLAEIAFAVNESTENIGARRLSTIMERLLEELSFGATRHEGETVRIDAAYVNERLSALSQDEDLSRYIL from the coding sequence ATGTCTTTCATGACGCCGCAGGAAATCGTCTCCGAGCTTGACCGCCACATCGTGGGCCAAAACGACGCCAAGCGCGCCGTGGCCATCGCCCTGCGCAACCGCTGGCGCCGCCAGCAGGTCGACGAAAAGCTGCGGCCCGAGATCACGCCCAAGAACATCCTGATGATCGGCCCCACCGGCGTGGGCAAGACCGAGATTGCCCGCCGCCTGGCCAAGCTGGCCAACGCGCCCTTCATCAAGGTGGAGGCGACCAAGTTCACCGAGGTGGGCTACGTGGGCAAGGATGTGGATTCGATCATCCGCGACCTGGCCGAGATGGCGGTCAAGCAGCAGCGCGAGCAGGCCATGAAGCAGCACCGCACGCGTGCCGAAGATTTGGCCGAAGACCGCGTGCTGGACGTGCTGCTGCCACCCGCGCGCAACGCCGACGGTAGCAACGCGGCCAGCGGCGACAGTGCCGCGCGCCAGGGCTTTCGCAAGAAGCTGCGCGAGGGCGAGCTGAACGACAAAGAGATCGAGCTGGAGCTGGCTCAGCCCGCGCCCACCATGGAAATCATGAGCCCGCCCGGCATGGAAGACATGGCTGAACAACTCAAGGGCATGCTGGGCAACATGGGGGCAGGGCGCCGGAAGATGCGCCGCGTGAAGATCGCCGAGGCCATGAAGCTGCTGACCGACGAAGAGGCGGGCAAGCTGGTCAACGAAGACGAGATTCGCGTGCAGGCGCTGCACAACCTGGAGCAGAACGGCATCGTCTTCATCGACGAGATCGACAAGGTGGCCTCGCGCAGCCTGGAAGGCGGCAGCACCGCCGAGGTGTCGCGCCAGGGTGTGCAGCGCGACCTTTTGCCTCTGGTCGAGGGCACTTCGGTGACCACCAAGTACGGCATCGTGCGCACCGATCACATCCTGTTCATCGCCTCCGGCGCGTTTCATCTGTCGCGGCCCAGCGATTTGATTCCTGAGCTGCAAGGGCGCCTCCCCATCCGCGTGGAGCTTTCATCGCTGTCCGTGCAGGATTTCGAAGCGATCCTGACGCAGACCGATGCCTCGCTGGTGCGCCAATACCAGGCGCTGATGGCCACCGAGGGTGTCACCCTGGACTTTGCCGCCGACGGCATCGCCCGGCTGGCCGAGATCGCCTTCGCGGTCAACGAATCGACCGAGAACATCGGCGCCCGGCGGCTGTCCACGATCATGGAGCGGCTGCTGGAGGAGCTGAGCTTCGGCGCCACCCGCCACGAAGGCGAGACCGTGCGCATCGACGCCGCCTATGTGAACGAGCGGCTGTCGGCGTTGAGCCAGGACGAAGATCTGTCCCGCTACATCCTTTGA